A genomic segment from Bubalus kerabau isolate K-KA32 ecotype Philippines breed swamp buffalo chromosome 14, PCC_UOA_SB_1v2, whole genome shotgun sequence encodes:
- the OTUD6B gene encoding deubiquitinase OTUD6B isoform X1 has translation METVLTEELDEEEQLVRRHRKEKKELQAKIQSMKNAVPRNDKKRRKQLTEDVAKLEAEMEQKHREELDQLKLTSKESKIDSVAVNISNLVLENQPLRISKAQKRRDKKAALEKEREERIAEAEIENLTGARHVESEKLAQILAARQLEIKQIPSDGHCMYRAIEDQLKEQNGVLTVAALRCQTANYMQSHVEDFLPFLTNPNTGEMYTPEEFGKYCDDIVNTAAWGGQLELRALSHILRTPIEIIQADSPPIVVGEEYPEDPLILVYMRHAYGLGEHYSSVTRLVNTATENCS, from the exons ATGGAGACAGTCTTGACTGAGGAGCTTGATGAAGAGGAACAGCTGGTGAGACGGCATCGCAAAGAGAAGAAGGAGCTGCAAG CCAAAATACAGAGTATGAAGAATGCTGTTCCCAGGAATGACAAAAAGAGGAGGAAGCAACTTACAGAAGATGTTGCTAAGTTAGAAGCAGAAATGGAACAGAAACATAGAGAGGAGCTGGATCAGTTGAAGTTGACTTCTAAAGAGAGTAAA atAGATTCTGTTGCTGTTAATATTTCAAACTTGGTTCTTGAGAATCAGCCACTTCGGATATCAAAAGCACAAAAGAGACGG GACAAAAAGGCTGCATTGGAAAAGGAGCGGGAAGAAAGGATAGCCGAAGCTGAAATTGAAAACTTAACTGGAGCTAGACATGTAGAAAGTGAAAAACTTGCTCAAATATTGGCAGCTAGACAGTTGGAAATTAAACAGATTCCATCTGATGGGCACTGTATGTATAGAGCCATTGAAGATCAGCTGAAAGAGCAGAACGGCGTTCTGACTGTGGCTGCCTTAAGATGTCAGACTGCTAACTATATGCAGAGTCATGTGGAAGACTTTCTGCCATTTTTAACAAATCCTAATACAGGAGAAATGTATACTCcag AAGAGTTTGGAAAGTATTGTGATGATATTGTAAACACAGCTGCTTGGGGGGGTCAACTTGAG CTAAGAGCCCTGTCTCACATTTTACGAACACCAATAGAGATAATACAGGCAGATTCTCCTCCTATAGTAGTTGGTGAAGAATATCCAGAAGATCCATTAATACTTGT ttatATGAGACATGCATATGGCTTAGGAGAACACTACAGTTCTGTTACACGGTTGGTGAACACAGCTACTGAAAATTGCAGCTAG
- the OTUD6B gene encoding deubiquitinase OTUD6B isoform X2, with translation METVLTEELDEEEQLVRRHRKEKKELQAKIQSMKNAVPRNDKKRRKQLTEDVAKLEAEMEQKHREELDQLKLTSKESKIDSVAVNISNLVLENQPLRISKAQKRRDKKAALEKEREERIAEAEIENLTGARHVESEKLAQILAARQLEIKQIPSDGHCMYRAIEDQLKEQNGVLTVAALRCQTANYMQSHVEDFLPFLTNPNTGEMYTPEEFGKYCDDIVNTAAWGGQLEFPFCLL, from the exons ATGGAGACAGTCTTGACTGAGGAGCTTGATGAAGAGGAACAGCTGGTGAGACGGCATCGCAAAGAGAAGAAGGAGCTGCAAG CCAAAATACAGAGTATGAAGAATGCTGTTCCCAGGAATGACAAAAAGAGGAGGAAGCAACTTACAGAAGATGTTGCTAAGTTAGAAGCAGAAATGGAACAGAAACATAGAGAGGAGCTGGATCAGTTGAAGTTGACTTCTAAAGAGAGTAAA atAGATTCTGTTGCTGTTAATATTTCAAACTTGGTTCTTGAGAATCAGCCACTTCGGATATCAAAAGCACAAAAGAGACGG GACAAAAAGGCTGCATTGGAAAAGGAGCGGGAAGAAAGGATAGCCGAAGCTGAAATTGAAAACTTAACTGGAGCTAGACATGTAGAAAGTGAAAAACTTGCTCAAATATTGGCAGCTAGACAGTTGGAAATTAAACAGATTCCATCTGATGGGCACTGTATGTATAGAGCCATTGAAGATCAGCTGAAAGAGCAGAACGGCGTTCTGACTGTGGCTGCCTTAAGATGTCAGACTGCTAACTATATGCAGAGTCATGTGGAAGACTTTCTGCCATTTTTAACAAATCCTAATACAGGAGAAATGTATACTCcag AAGAGTTTGGAAAGTATTGTGATGATATTGTAAACACAGCTGCTTGGGGGGGTCAACTTGAG tttccatTTTGTCTTTTATAG